Proteins encoded together in one Hevea brasiliensis isolate MT/VB/25A 57/8 chromosome 16, ASM3005281v1, whole genome shotgun sequence window:
- the LOC110634179 gene encoding pyridoxine/pyridoxamine 5'-phosphate oxidase 1, chloroplastic, whose translation MTCLLFSQLLPSALTHNLHNAPSICKSSRSLYHPLVKKYWGSTCAISLPRIRSFASNSSVEATRVMQSMTSPVSISYLTQREAAEIDEILMGPLGFSVNQLMELAGLSVATSIAEVYKPSEFNRVLAICGPGNNGGDGLVAVRHLHHFGYKPFVCYPKRTAKPLYTGLVTQLESLAVPFLTVGDLPSDLSKDFDILVDAMFGFSFHGAPRPPFDDLIQKLVYLHECNQTRQKSSVIVSVDIPSGWNVEEGDVAGEGIKPDMLVSLTAPKLCAKKFSGPHHFLGGRFVPPSIVEKYKLHLPPYPGTSMCVRIGKPPQIDISALRENYISPEFLEEQVEANPIDQFRKWFDDAVAAGLKEPNAMCLSTVGQDGKPSSRMVLLKGIDKDGFVWCTNYESRKAHQLSENPGASLLFYWDGLNRQVRVEGSVQKVSDKESEQYFHSRPRGSQIGAIISKQSTIVPGRHVLYQQFKELEEKFSDVNLIPKPKSWGGYKLKPDLFEFWQGQQSRLHDRLQYTPQEINGRQVWTIVRLAP comes from the exons ATGACATGTTTACTTTTCAGCCAACTGCTCCCTTCCGCTCTCACTCACAATTTACATAACGCTCCTTCCATTTGCAAATCCTCTCGGTCTCTCTACCATCCCCTCGTAAAAAAATATTGG GGTTCTACATGTGCGATTTCGCTTCCGAGAATTCGTTCATTTGCTTCGAATTCATCTGTAGAAGCGACTAGAGTAATGCAAAGCATGACAAGTCCAGTGTCCATATCCTACCTCACGCAGCGTGAAGCCGCGGAGATTGATGAGATTCTTATGGGTCCTCTCGGGTTTAGCGTCAATCAGTTGATG GAATTGGCTGGTTTGAGCGTTGCTACTTCCATAGCAGAG GTTTACAAACCAAGCGAGTTTAATCGTGTTCTTGCGATTTGTGGTCCGGGGAACAATGGTGGTGATGGTTTGGTAGCAGTTCGCCATCTGCATCACTTTGGATACAAACCATTTGTTTGCTATCCAAAGCGCACTGCCAAACCTCTTTATACTGGTCTGGTTACTCAG CTGGAATCACTGGCAGTCCCTTTCTTGACAGTGGGAGATTTGCCTTCAGATTTGTCAAAGGACTTTGATATTCTAGTAGACGCAATGTTTGGGTTCTCATTCCATG GTGCCCCAAGACCACCTTTTGATGATCTAATCCAAAAATTGGTTTACTTGCATGAGTGCAATCAAACTCGCCAAAAGTCCTCAGTTATTGTCTCTGTAGATATTCCATCTGGATGGAATGTTGAAGAAGGCGATGTTGCTGGTGAAGGAATTAAACCTGACATGTTG GTTTCTTTGACTGCTCCAAAGTTGTGTGCAAAGAAATTTTCTGGTCCACACCACTTTCTAGGCGGTAGGTTTGTCCCACCATCAATAGTGGAGAAATATAAGCTGCATCTCCCACCATATCCTGGCACTTCTATGTGTGTCCGAATTGGAAAGCCTCCGCAAATTGATATATCAGCTCTAAGGGAGAACTATATTTCTCCTGAATTCCTTGAGGAACAGGTGGAGGCTAATCCCATTGATCAG TTCCGCAAATGGTTTGATGATGCTGTGGCTGCTGGACTGAAGGAGCCAAATGCTATGTGCTTGTCAACTGTTGGACAGGATGGAAAACC CTCATCTAGAATGGTATTGTTGAAAGGAATTGATAAAGATGGGTTTGTCTG GTGCACCAATTATGAAAGTAGAAAGGCACATCAATTATCTGAAAATCCTGGAGCATCACTTCTTTTCTACTGGGATGGTCTTAATCGGCAG GTGAGGGTGGAAGGATCTGTGCAGAAAGTCTCAGATAAGGAATCTGAACAATACTTCCATAGCCGCCCTCGAGGAAGTCAGATTGGAGCAATAATTAGCAAGCAG AGTACTATAGTTCCTGGAAGGCATGTTCTATACCAACAATTCAAAGAATTAGAGGAAAAGTTCTCTGATGT AAATTTGATCCCAAAACCTAAATCCTGGGGAGGATACAAGCTTAAACCAGATCTTTTTGAGTTTTGGCAAGGACAGCAGTCTCGCTTGCATGACAG GTTGCAATATACTCCTCAAGAGATCAATGGGAGGCAAGTATGGACAATTGTGCGGTTGGCTCCCTGA
- the LOC110634178 gene encoding transport inhibitor response 1-like protein, which yields MVINKKPRSHNHSLNPNFMREDRTEMSEDDDRSPPSDSVTTTDSCFSKTQTRTSGSTSGSGPSSVPEFQAPYPDQVLENVLENVLCFLTSRRDRNAASLVCRSWYRVEALTRSELFIGNCYALSPRRATSRFTRIRSVTLKGKPRFADFNLLPPTWGAYFAPWVSAMAKAYPWLEKLHLKRMTVTDDDLALLAESFSGFKELVLVCCDGFGTSGLAYVASKCRQLRVLDLIESEVSDDEVDWISCFPESEMCLESLIFDCVDCPINFDALERLVARSPSLRKLRLNRSVSIGQLHRLMVRAPQLTHLGTGSFRPSEDVAHGEQEPDYVSAFAACESLVCLSGFREIVPDYLPAIYPVCANLTSLNLSYANINAEQLRPIIRNCHKLQILWVLDSICDEGLQAVAATCKELHELRVFPIDACEDSEGPVSEVGLQAISEGCRKLQSILYFCQRMTNAAVIAMSKNCPDLVVFRLCIMGRHRPDHVTGEPMDEGFGAIVMNCKNLTRLAVSGLLTDRAFSYIGRYGKTVRTLSVAFAGDSDMGLKYVLEGCPRLQKLEIRDSPFGDAALLSGLHHYYNMRFLWMSSCKLTSGGCQQIARALPRLVVEVINDEADEDMGNFVDKLYMYRSLEGPRDDAPKVVSIL from the exons ATGGTCATCAACAAAAAACCCAGATCGCATAATCACTCTCTGAACCCAAATTTCATGAGAGAGGATCGAACTGAAATGTCTGAAGACGACGACCGATCGCCGCCTTCTGATTCTGTTACCACCACTGATTCGTGTTTCAGCAAGACCCAGACTCGTACTTCTGGTTCTACTTCTGGGTCTGGACCCAGTTCTGTACCTGAATTCCAAGCTCCCTACCCTGACCAAGTCCTGGAAAATGTCCTCGAGAACGTTCTCTGCTTCTTAACCTCTCGGCGCGACAGAAACGCCGCGTCATTGGTCTGCAGGTCGTGGTACCGTGTTGAGGCGCTCACCCGATCCGAACTCTTCATTGGGAACTGCTATGCCCTCTCCCCTCGACGCGCCACGTCGCGGTTCACCCGAATCCGATCCGTAACACTGAAGGGGAAACCCCGTTTCGCCGATTTCAATCTTTTGCCGCCCACTTGGGGAGCCTACTTCGCGCCTTGGGTTTCTGCCATGGCTAAGGCGTACCCGTGGCTCGAGAAGCTTCACCTAAAGCGCATGACCGTGACGGACGACGATCTCGCGCTTCTTGCAGAGTCCTTTTCCGGGTTTAAGGAGCTCGTGCTTGTGTGTTGTGATGGTTTTGGTACTAGCGGGCTCGCTTATGTTGCTAGCAAGTGCAG ACAACTGAGAGTGCTTGATCTGATTGAATCTGAGGTATCAGATGATGAAGTTGATTGGATATCATGTTTTCCAGAGAGTGAAATGTGTCTCGAATCTCTGATTTTTGATTGCGTCGACTGCCccatcaattttgatgcattggAGAGGCTGGTTGCGCGGTCACCTTCACTGAGGAAACTCAGGTTGAACCGATCTGTTTCAATTGGCCAGCTACACCGATTGATGGTACGAGCTCCACAACTCACACATCTTGGGACAGGATCATTTCGACCATCAGAGGATGTGGCTCACGGTGAACAAGAACCAGATTATGTATCTGCATTTGCTGCTTGCGAATCCTTAGTTTGCCTATCTGGCTTTAGGGAAATCGTTCCAGACTACTTGCCAGCAATTTACCCAGTTTGTGCCAATCTCACTTCTCTGAACTTAAGCTATGCAAATATCAATGCGGAGCAGCTTAGACCCATAATACGCAATTGCCATAAGCTTCAGATTTTGTGG GTCCTTGATTCAATATGTGATGAAGGACTTCAGGCTGTGGCTGCAACATGCAAGGAACTCCATGAGTTGCGGGTTTTCCCTATTGATGCATGTGAGGATAGCGAAGGCCCTGTTTCTGAAGTTGGTCTCCAAGCAATTTCGGAGGGTTGTAGAAAGCTTCAATCTATTTTATATTTTTGCCAACGGATGACAAATGCAGCTGTTATAGCAATGTCAAAGAACTGCCCAGATCTTGTTGTGTTCCGTCTTTGTATAATGGGACGTCACAGGCCAGATCATGTCACTGGAGAACCTATGGATGAAGGATTTGGAGCCATTGTCATGAATTGTAAGAATCTCACTCGGCTTGCTGTATCAGGTTTATTGACTGATAGAGCTTTCAGTTATATTGGAAGATATGGGAAAACAGTAAGGACCCTGTCTGTTGCTTTTGCTGGGGATAGTGACATGGGGCTGAAGTATGTGCTTGAGGGCTGCCCCAGATTGCAGAAGCTTGAGATTAGAGATAGTCCATTTGGGGATGCAGCCTTGCTTTCTGGTCTGCATCACTATTACAACATGAGATTCCTTTGGATGTCTTCCTGTAAGTTAACTTCTGGTGGTTGCCAGCAGATTGCTCGAGCTTTGCCCCGTCTGGTAGTGGAAGTGATTAATGATGAAGCTGATGAAGACATGGGTAATTTTGTTGATAAGTTATACATGTATAGATCTCTTGAAGGGCCAAGAGATGATGCACCAAAGGTTGTTTCCATCTTGTAG